The Virgibacillus sp. MSP4-1 genome has a segment encoding these proteins:
- the purB gene encoding adenylosuccinate lyase, giving the protein MIERYTREEMGAIWTEKNKWNAWLEVELLACEAWSELGVIPAEDVKALRKNASFDVDRVKEIEQETRHDVVAFTRAVSETLGEERKWVHYGLTSTDVVDTAQSYLIRQANELIEKDLKNFMDILANKAQEHKYTVMMGRTHGVHAEPTTFGLKMALWYEEMKRNLTRFQSAREQIEMGKLSGAVGTYANIDPFVERYVCEKLGLTPAPVSTQTLQRDRHAHYLSVLAQIATSIEKFAVEIRGLQKTETREVEEFFAKGQKGSSAMPHKRNPIGSENMSGLSRVVRGHMLTAYENVPLWHERDISHSSAERIILPDSTIAINYMLNRFGRIVKNLTIFPENMRKNMDKTYGLIFSQRVLLSLIDNGMVREQAYDLVQPKAMEAWEEGVPFRSLLEKDKEITDVLSKEDLDECFDYEYHLKNVDGIFERIGLG; this is encoded by the coding sequence ATGATCGAACGCTATACACGAGAAGAAATGGGAGCCATCTGGACAGAAAAAAACAAGTGGAATGCCTGGCTTGAGGTGGAGCTTTTGGCCTGTGAAGCCTGGAGTGAACTTGGTGTCATTCCTGCTGAAGATGTAAAAGCTCTTAGAAAAAATGCTTCCTTTGATGTAGATAGAGTAAAGGAAATTGAACAGGAAACCAGACATGATGTAGTTGCTTTCACCCGGGCGGTTTCGGAAACATTAGGGGAAGAACGGAAATGGGTGCATTATGGCCTTACTTCCACCGATGTGGTCGATACAGCACAATCGTATTTAATCAGGCAGGCAAATGAACTCATCGAAAAAGACTTGAAAAACTTTATGGATATCCTTGCAAATAAGGCACAGGAGCATAAATATACCGTTATGATGGGGCGTACACATGGGGTACATGCGGAGCCAACAACATTTGGTCTGAAAATGGCTCTCTGGTATGAAGAAATGAAGCGTAACCTGACCCGATTTCAGTCTGCAAGAGAACAAATTGAAATGGGCAAATTGTCCGGAGCTGTAGGTACATATGCGAATATTGATCCCTTTGTCGAACGGTATGTATGTGAAAAATTAGGGCTCACCCCCGCACCTGTTTCCACACAGACGCTGCAAAGAGATCGACACGCACACTATTTGTCTGTTTTAGCTCAGATTGCCACATCCATTGAAAAGTTTGCCGTTGAAATTCGGGGGCTGCAGAAAACGGAAACCCGTGAAGTTGAGGAATTTTTCGCCAAAGGACAAAAAGGTTCATCAGCTATGCCGCACAAGCGTAATCCGATTGGTTCGGAAAATATGTCCGGTCTTTCCAGAGTAGTTCGTGGTCACATGCTGACAGCTTATGAAAATGTTCCACTGTGGCATGAACGGGATATTTCCCATTCTTCAGCTGAACGGATCATTCTGCCTGACAGTACCATTGCTATTAATTACATGCTGAATCGGTTTGGCAGAATCGTAAAGAATTTAACCATCTTTCCGGAGAATATGAGAAAGAATATGGACAAGACCTATGGATTGATCTTCTCCCAGCGTGTTCTGCTATCTCTTATTGATAACGGGATGGTTCGTGAACAAGCTTATGATCTTGTACAGCCTAAAGCCATGGAAGCATGGGAAGAAGGTGTTCCTTTCCGCTCACTCCTGGAAAAGGACAAGGAGATTACAGATGTTTTATCGAAGGAAGACTTAGATGAATGTTTTGATTATGAGTATCATTTAAAAAATGTGGATGGAATTTTTGAAAGAATCGGGCTTGGCTAA
- a CDS encoding DUF2892 domain-containing protein, with product MVQKNVGTVNALIRITCGLTAVSYGTARLVKKAQNGTDGLLILMGAMKVAEGIVRYCPVTDMIDNTQMGQNLMQGMQQQATQMTQQQNQPNSQQNQTSSY from the coding sequence TTGGTACAAAAAAACGTAGGGACGGTTAATGCATTGATTCGAATTACATGCGGACTTACAGCGGTAAGCTATGGAACCGCACGTTTAGTCAAAAAGGCACAAAATGGAACAGATGGTTTATTAATTCTTATGGGCGCAATGAAAGTAGCAGAAGGCATTGTGCGCTACTGCCCTGTTACCGATATGATTGACAACACCCAAATGGGACAGAACCTTATGCAGGGCATGCAGCAGCAGGCCACACAAATGACCCAGCAGCAAAACCAGCCAAACTCCCAGCAAAATCAGACCAGTTCATATTGA
- a CDS encoding adenine deaminase C-terminal domain-containing protein, translating to MTFNSRWRNRQLREHVAVIDDRLIPTLVLKNATYLNVFLKKWMQAHIWIYEDRIVYVGDRLPKHENVQMIDCENQFLVPGYIEPHAHPFQLYNPHTLSLYASQLGTSVFINDNLLYLYLLDNKKAFSILEELDDLPTSLYWWARFDSQSFLQDDEQFIRKANVLSWLKHDAVIQGGELTSWTSVLKDDDRMLHWMQETKRLRKPVEGHFPGASLETLTKMKLLGADSDHESISGEEVYRRLLLGYRVALRQSSIRPDLRKILRELREYDITSYDQIMLTTDGSPPSYYEDGIINTCINIAMEEGIPAEEAYAMGSYNAAKHFGIDHLVGSIGPGRIAHINFLEEKENPTPISVLAKGKWIKYDGNVQYEQPSFDWKKYGIEPLKLDWDLRDSDFRFFVPVGLEMANDVIMNPFTINDKLQGDEIPEDKEESFLILMDRQGEWRIATLLRGFTKSLGGLVSSYSSAGDITLIGKRKSDIHLAFNRLKEIGGGIVLADKGKIICELPLKMEGRLSDVRMEELIKCEKELSNTIKEHGYSFNDPIYTLLFLSAAHLPYIRITQRGIIDVKKKEVLFPSIMR from the coding sequence ATGACTTTTAATAGCCGCTGGCGGAATCGGCAGCTTCGCGAACATGTAGCTGTCATTGATGATCGCTTAATCCCGACACTCGTTTTAAAAAATGCGACTTATTTAAATGTTTTTTTAAAAAAATGGATGCAGGCTCATATCTGGATTTATGAAGATCGAATTGTCTACGTGGGGGACCGATTGCCTAAACATGAGAATGTCCAGATGATTGATTGTGAAAATCAGTTTCTGGTTCCGGGATATATCGAGCCACATGCTCATCCGTTTCAATTATATAATCCCCATACTTTATCACTATATGCATCCCAACTAGGTACATCTGTTTTCATTAATGATAATCTCTTGTACCTTTATTTATTGGATAATAAGAAAGCGTTTTCTATATTGGAAGAGCTGGATGATCTGCCAACCTCTCTTTACTGGTGGGCCCGCTTTGATTCCCAGTCCTTTCTGCAGGATGATGAACAATTTATTCGTAAAGCCAATGTTTTATCCTGGTTAAAGCATGATGCGGTCATTCAGGGCGGTGAATTGACCTCATGGACGAGTGTATTAAAAGATGATGATCGAATGCTGCACTGGATGCAGGAGACAAAACGGCTTCGGAAGCCTGTGGAGGGGCATTTTCCGGGTGCATCACTGGAAACTCTGACAAAAATGAAGCTTCTTGGTGCTGACAGTGATCATGAGTCGATATCAGGGGAAGAAGTGTACCGCCGTCTTTTATTGGGATATCGGGTCGCTCTCCGTCAATCCTCGATTCGCCCTGATTTGCGGAAAATATTAAGAGAACTTAGAGAGTATGACATCACTTCCTATGATCAGATTATGCTGACAACGGATGGTTCTCCTCCTTCATATTATGAAGACGGAATTATTAATACATGTATTAATATTGCAATGGAGGAAGGAATACCAGCGGAAGAAGCTTATGCCATGGGATCCTACAATGCGGCAAAACATTTTGGGATTGATCATTTGGTTGGCAGTATTGGTCCGGGACGAATTGCGCATATCAATTTTCTGGAAGAGAAAGAGAACCCGACTCCAATCTCAGTACTGGCCAAAGGAAAGTGGATTAAATATGATGGAAATGTCCAATATGAACAGCCCTCTTTTGACTGGAAAAAATACGGCATAGAACCGCTGAAACTTGATTGGGATCTGCGTGACAGTGATTTCAGATTTTTCGTTCCTGTGGGACTTGAAATGGCCAATGACGTTATTATGAATCCTTTTACCATTAATGATAAACTTCAAGGAGATGAGATACCAGAGGACAAGGAGGAGTCCTTTCTTATTTTAATGGACCGGCAGGGAGAATGGCGGATTGCCACCCTTTTACGAGGATTCACAAAATCTTTAGGAGGTCTGGTGAGCTCTTACTCAAGCGCAGGAGATATTACGCTGATTGGAAAGAGAAAATCGGATATTCATTTAGCCTTCAACCGGTTAAAAGAGATTGGGGGCGGTATTGTGTTAGCGGATAAGGGGAAAATTATCTGTGAGCTTCCGCTAAAAATGGAAGGAAGACTATCCGATGTCAGAATGGAGGAGCTCATAAAATGCGAAAAAGAACTCTCCAATACCATTAAGGAACACGGCTATTCCTTCAACGATCCCATATACACACTGTTATTTTTGTCGGCTGCTCATTTACCTTATATTCGAATTACACAAAGAGGAATTATAGATGTTAAAAAGAAGGAGGTACTCTTTCCTTCAATAATGCGTTAA
- a CDS encoding DUF3048 domain-containing protein — protein sequence MKKGMQKCSILLFLMIVLFLTACSNEGADDQESEEKAKEEQPVVEPEPSEEPPEPEYENTYPLTGIGTNEPVNNRIIGVMVNNHTKARPQSGLSKADIVYELLAEGPITRFLAFFHSEKPEVVGPVRSAREYYANLAQGMGAIYIYHGAAHHIEDIIMNKDLDLIRGAIHDDDRYLFKRESFRAAPHDSYLIYPNVYEAAEQKGIDIKQDNEPYPFLTQDEVSQISGEEASRVHIVYHEGLEEVTYEYDEVNEQYVRYSDGEKTVELETEEPVVLDNIFVVETGHRVIDSAHRRAIDLESGGRGYLVQKGKVQEVEWKNVDGRILPFKNGEKVKFVPGKTWVNVVPETPGIDQSVQFN from the coding sequence TTGAAAAAAGGAATGCAGAAATGCTCCATTCTCCTATTCTTGATGATCGTGTTATTTCTGACAGCTTGCAGCAATGAAGGAGCGGATGATCAGGAAAGTGAAGAAAAAGCAAAAGAAGAACAGCCAGTTGTCGAACCAGAACCCTCTGAGGAACCACCAGAACCCGAATATGAGAATACATATCCATTAACAGGCATTGGAACAAATGAGCCTGTTAACAATCGGATCATAGGCGTGATGGTTAATAATCATACAAAAGCCCGGCCTCAGTCAGGTTTGTCGAAAGCAGATATCGTTTATGAACTGCTGGCTGAAGGTCCGATCACACGATTTCTTGCTTTCTTTCACAGTGAGAAACCCGAAGTTGTGGGTCCTGTAAGAAGTGCAAGAGAATATTATGCAAACCTTGCCCAAGGGATGGGTGCGATTTACATTTATCATGGAGCGGCTCACCATATTGAGGATATCATCATGAATAAAGATTTAGATTTGATTCGTGGAGCTATCCATGATGATGACCGGTATTTATTTAAACGGGAAAGCTTTCGTGCAGCACCTCACGATTCATACTTAATATATCCCAATGTGTATGAGGCAGCAGAGCAAAAAGGAATCGACATCAAACAGGATAATGAGCCTTATCCTTTTCTTACCCAGGATGAGGTGAGCCAAATTTCCGGGGAAGAAGCATCCCGGGTCCATATTGTATATCATGAAGGGCTAGAGGAAGTCACGTATGAATATGATGAGGTTAATGAACAGTACGTCCGTTACAGTGACGGAGAGAAAACCGTCGAATTGGAAACAGAGGAACCTGTCGTTTTAGATAATATATTTGTTGTTGAAACCGGACATCGGGTGATAGACTCTGCCCACCGCCGTGCCATTGATTTAGAATCAGGGGGCAGGGGTTATCTTGTTCAGAAAGGTAAAGTTCAGGAGGTCGAATGGAAAAACGTAGACGGAAGAATTTTACCATTTAAAAATGGGGAAAAGGTAAAGTTTGTTCCAGGTAAGACATGGGTGAATGTAGTTCCAGAGACACCAGGAATCGACCAGTCTGTTCAGTTTAACTAG
- a CDS encoding YerC/YecD family TrpR-related protein has translation MQIDKLRGKELDQLFKAILSLETIEECYELFDDLATMNEVQSLAQRLEVARMLREGDTYHAIEDQTGASTATISRVKRCLNYGNDAYQLVLDRINEKEKSK, from the coding sequence ATGCAAATTGATAAACTTCGTGGAAAGGAATTGGATCAGTTATTTAAAGCCATCCTGTCCCTGGAAACGATTGAAGAATGCTATGAGTTATTTGATGATTTGGCAACGATGAATGAGGTTCAATCCCTGGCTCAGCGATTGGAAGTAGCCCGTATGCTAAGAGAGGGAGACACCTATCATGCCATAGAGGATCAAACGGGTGCATCAACTGCCACTATTTCCCGAGTGAAAAGATGCCTGAACTATGGCAATGATGCTTATCAATTAGTTCTTGACCGTATAAATGAAAAAGAAAAAAGCAAATAA
- a CDS encoding glycine--tRNA ligase yields MAKNMEEVVNHVKHRGFVFQGSEIYGGLANTWDYGPLGVELKKNLKDAWWKKFVQESPYNVGLDASILMNPKTWEASGHLGNFNDPMMDCKECKARHRADKLIENYFESKGEEVVVDGLPFEEMQKMIEENDIVCTECGAKNFTDIRQFNLMFKTYQGVTEGSTDEIYLRPETAQGIFVNFKNVQRSMRKKLPFGIGQIGKSFRNEITPGNFIFRTREFEQMEMEFFCKPGTEKEWYQYWLDFCHNWLLSLGLNEENVRRRDHTEDELSHYSNATTDLEYKFPFGWGELWGVASRTDYDLNQHAEHSGEDFQYIDQENNNERYIPYVIEPALGLDRLVLSFLSDAYDEEELEDGSKRTVMHFHPAVAPFKAAVFPLSKKLSDEAQEVYQELAKDFMVDYDESGSIGKRYRRHDEIGTPYCITFDFDSRDDQQVTVRDRDTMEQSRMPISELRDFLSSKMSY; encoded by the coding sequence ATGGCGAAAAATATGGAAGAAGTCGTGAATCACGTAAAACACCGGGGATTTGTATTTCAGGGATCAGAGATATACGGAGGACTTGCCAACACATGGGATTATGGTCCGTTAGGTGTTGAACTGAAGAAGAATTTGAAGGATGCCTGGTGGAAGAAATTTGTTCAGGAGTCTCCTTATAATGTCGGTCTGGATGCATCCATTCTTATGAATCCAAAAACCTGGGAAGCCTCCGGACACCTCGGGAACTTTAATGACCCTATGATGGATTGTAAAGAGTGTAAAGCCCGTCATCGTGCCGATAAGCTCATCGAAAACTATTTTGAAAGCAAAGGCGAGGAAGTTGTAGTTGACGGACTGCCATTTGAAGAAATGCAGAAAATGATTGAAGAAAATGACATTGTCTGTACGGAATGCGGAGCAAAAAACTTTACGGATATTCGCCAATTTAATTTAATGTTCAAGACCTATCAGGGAGTTACAGAAGGGTCAACTGATGAAATTTACTTACGCCCTGAAACAGCACAAGGAATATTTGTGAACTTCAAAAATGTTCAGCGTTCCATGCGCAAAAAGCTTCCATTTGGTATTGGACAAATCGGAAAAAGCTTTAGAAATGAAATTACACCGGGGAACTTTATTTTCAGAACCCGTGAATTCGAACAAATGGAAATGGAATTCTTCTGTAAGCCTGGTACGGAGAAAGAATGGTACCAGTATTGGCTTGATTTCTGTCATAACTGGCTGCTGTCTTTAGGATTGAATGAGGAAAACGTCCGTCGTCGTGACCACACAGAGGATGAGCTTTCCCATTACAGTAATGCAACAACCGACTTGGAATATAAATTTCCATTTGGATGGGGCGAGTTGTGGGGCGTTGCTTCCCGTACAGATTATGATTTGAACCAGCATGCGGAACATTCGGGAGAGGATTTCCAATATATTGATCAGGAGAATAATAATGAACGTTACATTCCTTATGTCATCGAACCGGCATTGGGACTGGACCGCCTTGTGCTATCCTTCCTTTCTGATGCCTATGATGAGGAGGAACTGGAAGATGGCTCCAAGCGGACAGTTATGCACTTCCATCCGGCCGTAGCACCATTTAAAGCAGCTGTGTTCCCGCTGTCCAAAAAGCTCTCAGATGAAGCACAGGAAGTCTATCAGGAGCTCGCGAAGGATTTCATGGTTGATTATGACGAATCCGGTTCAATCGGGAAACGCTACCGCCGTCATGACGAAATCGGAACGCCTTACTGCATCACATTTGATTTTGATTCCCGCGATGATCAGCAGGTAACCGTACGAGACCGCGACACTATGGAACAGAGCCGTATGCCAATCAGTGAGTTAAGAGATTTCCTAAGCAGTAAGATGAGTTATTAA
- a CDS encoding heptaprenylglyceryl phosphate synthase: MYDIQKWDHVFKLDPNKEISDADLEKVCESGTDAIIIGGTDGVTLDNVLQLLSRVRRYTVPCVLEISNTESVTPGFDYYFIPSVLNSRNKKWFMDLHHQAVKEYGEIMNWDEIFMEGYCMLNPDSKAFQYTDSIPLEDEDVMAYARMTEKMFRFPFFYLEYSGTYGNPELVKRVKQKLDQTLLIYGGGIHHAEQAEEIAPFADIVVVGNALYDDLNNALKTVKAVKNIKNN, encoded by the coding sequence ATGTATGATATTCAAAAGTGGGATCATGTGTTTAAACTGGATCCAAACAAAGAAATATCTGATGCTGATTTAGAAAAAGTCTGTGAGTCCGGGACAGATGCGATAATCATTGGTGGAACGGATGGAGTTACGCTGGATAATGTTTTGCAGCTCCTTTCACGTGTCAGGCGTTATACTGTACCGTGCGTATTGGAGATTTCCAATACTGAATCGGTCACCCCTGGATTTGATTATTACTTTATCCCATCAGTATTAAATAGCCGGAATAAAAAATGGTTTATGGATTTACATCATCAGGCAGTGAAAGAATATGGAGAAATCATGAACTGGGATGAAATTTTTATGGAAGGCTATTGTATGTTAAATCCGGATTCCAAAGCTTTTCAATATACTGATTCTATCCCTTTGGAGGATGAGGACGTCATGGCGTATGCCCGGATGACGGAGAAAATGTTCCGTTTTCCCTTCTTTTATCTGGAATACAGCGGTACATATGGAAACCCGGAGCTGGTGAAACGTGTGAAACAAAAACTGGATCAAACTTTGTTAATTTATGGTGGCGGAATCCATCACGCAGAGCAGGCAGAGGAAATCGCTCCGTTTGCTGATATCGTAGTCGTGGGGAATGCCCTTTATGATGATTTGAACAATGCGCTTAAAACTGTAAAAGCTGTAAAAAATATAAAAAACAATTAG
- the pcrA gene encoding DNA helicase PcrA has protein sequence MNSEQAKAVQHTEGPLLIMAGAGSGKTRVLTHRIAYLLHEKGVPPYNIIAITFTNKAAREMKERVRRLTGADSDAIWVSTFHSLCVRILRRDIDRIGYNRNFSILDAADQLSVIKQVIKDLNLDPKKWDPRSMLNGISSAKNQLIEPERFKKEANNFYEETNARIYEEYQKTLGKNDALDFDDLIMKTIQLFEQVPETLQYYQRRFQYIHVDEYQDTNHAQYQLVKMLAERHQNLCVVGDSDQSIYRWRGADIENILSFENDYPNARTIMLEQNYRSTKKILAAANHVIENNVSRKPKELWTENTEGESIQFHQASSERDEALYVVEQMEALMNEEKLEYQDMAVLYRTNAQSRAIEDAFMKSNIPYQIVGGTKFYDRKEIKDLLAYLRLIANPNDDISFQRVVNVPKRGIGNTSVDRMLTYAQYQDLSLYQAAEEADFIGLSKKATNALINFQQQIKNWVQMQEFLSVTEIVEEVLEKTGYEEMLKNDKTLEAQSRLENINEFKTVTNQFEAVNEDKSLIAFLTDLALVSDIDKVDDEDDDNKVVLMTLHSAKGLEFPVVFLIGMEESVFPHSRSLMDEEEMEEERRLAYVGITRAEKKLFLTQAKMRTLYGRTNMNPVSRFINEIPEEYIDKGEEEGLFTSGFQTQRTSIQDSFQQRSPERPKRKPQKISKPSTGGESVDWSSGDKVEHKKWGTGTVVKVQGSGDDMELDVAFPAPVGIKRLLARFAPISKG, from the coding sequence ATGAACAGTGAGCAGGCCAAGGCTGTTCAGCATACGGAAGGTCCCCTGTTAATTATGGCGGGTGCAGGAAGCGGGAAAACCCGTGTGTTAACGCATCGAATTGCCTACCTTCTTCATGAAAAAGGTGTGCCTCCGTACAACATTATTGCCATTACGTTTACGAATAAAGCGGCTCGTGAGATGAAAGAAAGGGTTCGCCGGCTTACAGGTGCAGATTCAGATGCTATATGGGTGTCGACATTCCACTCCTTATGTGTACGAATATTGCGCCGGGATATTGACCGGATTGGCTATAACCGTAATTTTTCGATTCTCGATGCAGCCGATCAATTGTCCGTCATTAAACAGGTTATTAAAGATCTGAATCTTGATCCGAAGAAGTGGGATCCCCGTTCCATGCTGAATGGGATTAGTTCGGCGAAAAACCAATTGATAGAACCTGAGCGATTTAAAAAAGAAGCGAATAATTTTTACGAAGAGACCAATGCCCGCATTTATGAAGAATATCAGAAAACATTGGGGAAAAACGATGCGCTCGATTTTGATGATCTTATCATGAAGACCATTCAACTATTTGAGCAGGTTCCGGAAACTCTGCAATATTATCAGCGCCGATTTCAATATATTCATGTGGACGAGTATCAGGATACCAACCATGCTCAATATCAGCTGGTCAAAATGCTGGCTGAACGTCACCAGAACCTGTGTGTGGTAGGGGATTCGGATCAGTCGATTTATCGGTGGCGTGGAGCTGACATTGAGAATATTCTATCCTTTGAAAACGACTATCCAAATGCCAGAACGATTATGCTGGAGCAAAACTATCGTTCAACGAAAAAAATCCTGGCAGCAGCGAACCATGTCATAGAGAATAATGTTTCACGGAAGCCTAAGGAGCTATGGACGGAAAACACAGAGGGGGAGTCCATCCAGTTTCATCAGGCTTCAAGTGAGCGGGATGAGGCTCTTTATGTAGTAGAACAAATGGAAGCCTTAATGAATGAGGAAAAACTGGAATATCAGGACATGGCTGTTTTATACCGGACCAATGCCCAATCCCGTGCGATTGAGGATGCTTTTATGAAATCAAATATTCCTTATCAGATTGTTGGAGGGACAAAATTCTACGATCGTAAGGAAATTAAAGATCTGCTCGCTTATTTACGTCTGATTGCCAACCCTAATGATGATATTAGTTTTCAGCGGGTCGTTAATGTACCGAAGCGGGGAATCGGAAATACATCTGTAGATAGAATGCTGACCTATGCTCAGTACCAGGATCTTTCCCTTTATCAGGCTGCAGAGGAAGCAGATTTTATCGGCTTAAGCAAAAAGGCAACGAACGCCCTGATTAATTTTCAGCAGCAGATTAAAAACTGGGTTCAGATGCAGGAGTTTCTGTCCGTAACAGAAATTGTAGAAGAGGTACTTGAAAAAACCGGGTATGAAGAGATGCTGAAAAATGATAAAACCCTGGAGGCACAAAGCAGACTGGAAAACATTAATGAATTTAAAACAGTTACCAATCAGTTTGAAGCCGTCAATGAGGATAAGTCATTAATCGCGTTTTTAACCGATTTGGCCCTGGTATCTGATATTGATAAAGTGGATGATGAAGACGATGATAATAAAGTTGTACTTATGACCCTGCATTCAGCTAAAGGCTTAGAATTTCCGGTGGTATTTTTAATCGGAATGGAAGAAAGTGTGTTTCCGCACAGTCGATCACTTATGGATGAAGAAGAAATGGAAGAGGAAAGAAGACTGGCGTATGTAGGGATTACGAGGGCTGAAAAGAAATTGTTTTTAACCCAGGCCAAAATGCGAACCTTGTATGGTCGGACTAATATGAATCCAGTCAGTCGTTTTATTAATGAAATACCAGAGGAATATATAGATAAAGGTGAAGAGGAAGGCCTGTTTACATCAGGCTTTCAGACGCAGCGTACATCCATTCAGGACTCCTTTCAGCAGCGTTCACCGGAAAGACCTAAGCGTAAACCTCAGAAAATCAGTAAGCCATCTACCGGCGGGGAATCCGTCGATTGGTCTTCAGGTGATAAGGTGGAGCATAAGAAATGGGGAACCGGAACCGTTGTGAAGGTACAGGGAAGCGGTGATGATATGGAATTGGATGTGGCCTTTCCTGCCCCTGTTGGCATTAAACGATTATTAGCTAGATTTGCCCCAATTTCAAAAGGGTAA